A window of Narcine bancroftii isolate sNarBan1 chromosome 6, sNarBan1.hap1, whole genome shotgun sequence genomic DNA:
TCGCAGAATGCCATacagtgtgattttttttgtgattctccatgtcaaccatactccagtcagtatggttgacatggaatgactggagatcgcGCTTGATTACTTCTTTGTAGTGAAGATGTTGGCAGCCAACAGGGcggggagcatctggtagcccactgtagaggacatctttgggcaatcggCCATCCTCCATATGGACAATGTTGCCAGCCCACCACAGGTGGCAAGCACAAATGATTGATTAGAGGTCTGTACTtagtcttctccaggacttggatgTTTGTGACTCTGTCGCGCCATGAATAGCCTAGAATGGATCTGAGGCAGTGGAAATGGAATGCATTAAGGCGGTCTTCTTGCTTTCTATGTGTGACCCAGGATTCCCAGCCATAGGGAAGAGTACTCAGCACGCAGGCCTCACAGACTCGGatcttcaacttggtggagaggtggcagttaTCCCACACATGGGCATGGAGGCATCCAAAGGTAGTGGATGCTTTTCCTAGGTGTGTGTCCAGTGCTGTGTCGAGTGAATTTGTTGTTGTCATGGTGGAGCCCAAGTAGCAGAATTTCTCTATGTTAGCGAGCACTGACCCATTGATGGTAATTGATGGAATGTCGTGGGTTTGTTGGCTAAAGACGACTGTCTTGCCCAGCTAATTTTCAGACCAAATTCAGTGCAGACAGATCCAAATGCATCACAACACTTGCAGCTCTGGCTGGGAGTGAGCAGTTCTTGAATCATAACTCTTCTGATTTTGGTCTTGGCCTGGAGCCGTgacagattaaaaagttttctggaTCTCCTTGTGTGTAGGGCTATGCCTGAAGCTTCCAGAAATGCATGGTGCAGAAGAGCAGAGAAGAAAATGCCAAACAGAACTAGAGTGTGTACGCAGACCTGATTTATGCCACAGCAGATTGGGAACTCTTTTGATCTTGAGCCATTGAATTGGATTGTGGCCTGCATGTTGTTGTGAAACTGGACGATCATGGACAGCAGTGTGTCAGGGCAGCCAAGACGCTTTAAGTCATGAAATAGGCCTGAGCGACTAACACTCAAAGGCCTTGGTGAGGTCGATGAAGCACACATAGAGGGGTTTGCGTTGTTTGATACACCCCTCTTTCAGTTGGCGGAAGGTGAAGACCATATCAATAGTTGATCAAGATGATTGAAAGCCACATTGGCTTTCAGGCAGTATTCTGTTGGTGATGGTTTGTAGGCAGGGGAGGATTGCACAACATGGTATCTTGCCTACAAGGCTGAGCAGTGAGATGCCACGGTAGTTGGTGCAGTCTTGGCAGTCACCTTTGTTCTTGTAAAGGGTCACAATGTTCACGTCCCGCAGATCTTTGGGGATGCAATAGTGGAGCCAGCATGTTTTGAATAGTATTGTGAGCTCGGAGACAAGCGCTTTGCTGCTAAACTTCAAGATCTCAAAGGGGATACCATCAATTCCAGgtgatttgttatttttcatgAAGTGGACTGCTTTTCTGACACTGGTAATGGTAAATTCAGCATCTAGCTTCGCTAGGacaggtagttgcagcagggtgtTGATGATATCAGGGTCCACATCACATTACGTGTAATGTTCAACCCAGCGGTGTCGTTGAGAGTCAAGGTCTGTGAGGAGACTCCCGTCGAGAGCACGGAGTGGGGCAGTTTTTTTAGGTACTGGATCGAGAGCTTCTTTGATTCCGCTGTACGTCCCTCTGATGTTGCCACAATTCGCATTGTTCTCGATGTGCGCTCGCTGAAATCTCTCTAGTATTCCTGCATCACAGTCCTGGTGGCTCTTTGAACTTTCTGCTTAGCAGACTGGTAAGCTGCCAGTGTTAAGGCTGACTCGTCCTGCTGTAGTGCTTGGCGGGCTGCTCTTTTCTCGGACAGGATTGAAACAAACCTGTCTGCATTTGCACTAAACCAATCAGGCTGGTTTCATTTCTGGATTCCGAAAGCGGTTTTTGCAGGAGCAAAAACAGAGCTTTTCAATTTTGTCCAGTTGTCGTGTTCATCAACTGTGCACAGTACAGGGTGGCTGCAGAGGAGCTCTCTGAACTGCTCTGAGCGAGTAGAGTCTTTAAAGGCAGAGGGGTTGAGTTGGGGCTGTGGTTTTGAGGTGCCCATGTGGATTTTTTGGGTTGCAGCTTAATTCTGCATCGTACGAGGGTGTGGTCAGTGCTTCAGTCAGCTGAGCACATGCTGCAACAGTGGGTGATAGCACCTAGTTGTCTCCTTCTGACGATTAATGTGGTCAAGGTGGTGCCAGTGGAGTGAACGTGGATGCATCCATGTGGCCTTGGAGTTGAAGGGTCCAGCAAAGAATGTGGCACAGAGCTGAAGAAGTTGCAGGCCATTTGTCATTGACTTTGCCTGTGCCATGGTGACAGATGACTCCCTTCCATGCTGCATTGTCAGAGCTGATACGGGCATTACCCAAAAGAGCAAGTTTGTCACTCTGTGGCACTCTTCTGTTTGTTTGTTGCAGGAGAGCATAAAAGGTGTCTTTTTTGTCCTCTTGTGCAGCCAGCGTTGGGGCATATGTGGAGAAAAAGGTGAATGGCCACTTCTGAGGTGAACCTGCACTGACATTAAGTGTGGTGAGATGTTGCgattataataaaaacacaaaatgtagaAGGAAATCAACAGAACACAgagtccatgggaagtaaaggtaaTATAACCAACATTCAGGCTGGAGTCCTTTTTCTCTACACAgtccagaaatgttggttatagatctttacctcctctggacgctgcaagacctgttgagttcctccagaatttttgtatttttaaccaGGAAGGAGTTGATTAAAGCTTGAGAAAGAGGCACAAAGTGTTGCAGAGATTGGAGGGACTGGACAGGTTGGGACTTTTATTCCTAAAACAAAGGCTGTGGGTTAGTATCATGATGAGGGACATAGATTAAATGGATGGTCATAGTCTCTCTCAGTTTAAGAGAGTCTAAATAAACTAGAGtttatagatttaaggtgaaagggaacCCAAATGGCAAGACTGGATGGATAGAAAGAGGCTCAATAGGAGGTACAAGTACAATGTTTAaaggacagatatatggataggagcaGGGTGTggaacaaatgcaggcaaatgggactaaatcAGTCAGCATATAGGAGTTAGGCCTAAAGGCTTGTTCCCTGCTGTATAAACTCTATGGCTCTAATCTATGCCATATTAAGAATTTCCTGTGATTAACTGCTCTAGCACAAAGAATAAAATATGCTTGTACTCAAGCAAATCGGGATTTTTCTATAATTAATGTTATTTAAAAAGAACATTGGTGAGTTAGAGCGGATAAGATGCCTCAAGTTCACAAGTAGTCCTGTGAATTTCACTCAGTCACTGGCCGACTGTCTTCCTCGGAGGAAACCTGCAGTGGATGCCAGGAATTAGCAGGGGACGCCTTCTCCACCCTGGAGCTATCCGGTCCCTTCCTTGCAAGCAGTCTCAACAAATCCTTTCCACGTAATTACCTCGGAGCCCGAAGTCTCGGAAGAGCAGGGAGCCTCGGCGCCACCAGAGCCTCTCTACTTTGGCTGCACTCGAGTGGCCAAAGCACCTCACACCGCCTTCCGAGTCACAGCAATCACGGCCTGCTGGCTCTTTGGAAATGTTCCTttaaaaagtaaaagataaattgcGGGACCTCCTCGTTTAGCCGTGTGATTAAGCAAACAACCCCTTACGTGGTGGAATTTATAGTCGACGTACGTTGATAAGTTACTTCCACCTGTTAACGTTTAATTAAAGGCACTTCGCCTCTATATTAAAGGGCATTTCGCCTGTGGACTCTCTGTCAGTTTCCAGTGGATTAGGGAGGGACTGCACGACTATGAAGAATTTAACAGAAAAGGCTTCATTCACAGGTTAGATCTCTTTCGTTGCTGGGGTGAGTGGGTCGGAGGGCTGGGCTGAGAGGCGAGGCTGATGAAGGAGCTCATCTCCGATCCGTCTGGACAGTCTGTGTGCGCTGGGATCTCACTCTGTGTCTCTGGTCCAATGTCGAAGACCCACTTGTAATTCAGTGGGCCAAGAAGTTCGAAGCGAGGGAGatggaaggaaggaaaaaaaaaaacccacgcaAGTCTGGCAGACaccgtgaatgaagtaaaaacacaatgttggagaatctCACTAGGTCAGTGTAGCAAAGGATacatcaacgtttcgggcttgagcccttcatcgaggaatGAACGGGCATCTCCTCCTATTTTGTTCctacgttgatgaagggctcaagcccaaaacatttgttatCAGTATctttgctgattttctccagctttgtggggtttttttttctgcgTCGACGGTCAATATTGTGGGGTGGGGACACATTTAAATGCTGGAGAAGGGGTAAGTGTTGATTTGGAATGTACACCTTCAACAATACACACCCAGGGATGAGGGAGAACTCGGGCCCGAAACGTTGGGTCACTCTCGAGTTCCTATAAACACCGTATGGCCtttggagtttctccagcgctgcaATGACAgcgactttcttgtttcactcctttATTTGGAGAGTGCTTGGTTGATAGGTACCGAACTTTGTATCTCGACTGGAGGCCGACAACGACTTGGACCGAGAAATGATGTGCATTCAGTTGGCAACATTTGCAACCAAGGCAGAATTGAACCGTTCGGTGTCCCTTTTAACCGCGTCTTCTTCCTCCTGTTGATTTACGTGtaattctgggggtgggggaagagattaATTAATGTAGTTGCTCCGTCATTGGGCCCAGACACTGGAATCTACAAAGACACCGGCGACCAATATTGCCCGCATGAACCTATCTCGACTACTACACGTGGattggatttctccagcatttttgtgtccaCTGCAGGGACAGCGTCTGCAGGCTTCCCGCGGGCAGTGGGACCCGCTAGATGAGGAAGTTGCTCCCCGTGTTCTCCTCTCGGTAAAATGATGCCCGCGGCCAACAAACGGATTCTCGCTCCCTCCAGCACCGGTCGTGAGACGAAGCAGAGAATCACTTGACCCCTGTCTGAGGATGGGAAATCTTTCTCGAAACTTAATTCTTCCATCATTACTTCCTGCGCCATGACGCATCTTACCAAGGGATCCCTAATTCTGGAGAAAGTGTCCGGCAAGTTCACACCGCCTCCTCCAAACCTGCGTGAACACGGTCGGCGCGGAGGTGTTGGAAGACGGACAGGTGGGGGTGTGGAGCCGGGAGATGTTACCAGGAGCATGTGACAGGTCGAAGATTTGTTGCTGCTCCCTGGTGTTTGACTAGTGATGCCCGAGTTCTGGGAGGAAGCCGAAGGCGAGCGTTATTGACAGGCTGAGTCAGAGCGGCCGGTGCCGCCCAACGCTGCTCCATTGCTCACATACCAACGCCCCCAGTCCGGCCAAATCTCCTGCCTGCATATATACGTGTGTCCTCCAGAAAGCTCAATCGGCAACctctctccctccgtctctcttTCACGCTGACAAAGGATTGTACAAGGTAGTGCAGAGAAACGCCAACCCATAGTAAAGTCATTCACTTCTAGCCATGACTGTGAAATCCAGCTCGTCGGCATCAGCCCTGACCTACTCCAAAATGAGAGGGGTGGTCGCGATACTTACCGGTAATGTTGGCTCTCGTATCACCATTTTGCTGTTTTCGAGTACATTATTTTGAAGTTGCAAGGATGTTTAAAATGACCAGAGCAAGTGTTTGCTTTGAAAATTGTAGAGAGTAAGCTTTCTAACTTTATGGTCACTGCAAAGGTAGTTGCAGAAAGTTTGATTTACTGGGTTCTGGAACTTTATCGAGAAGCCTCCTGCATGTTCGTCTAAATACTTTGGTTTCATTTTTATGCAGCTTTTATGAAGCAAAAACGAATGGGATTGAACGATCTCATCCAGAAACTAGCGGCCTCTCACTCCTACGCTTGCAAGCAGTAAGTATGTTTTGCCTTCCTGTCGCACTGAAGGCGACACAGCGGGCGGGAGCTGCCGGTCACTGATTTAAGGTGGTCCAGTGGTAGTGCAGTGGGGATATGTTTGGCCCGGGTTTCGTCTGGACGAGCTCCTTTCCCAGTCCGATCTCTGCACCTGGGGCCCTCTCACAATAGTGCGCCTGTCTTGCACCGAGACATCTCCGGCTAATCTCCCTGGACTGAAACAAGGCTTTGTTCTCGCTGCAATCCCAGCCGCTGATTCGCGCAAGGGTTTGCGGGCAGGTTTCTAATGGGCTTGTAAATTGTGCCTCACAGCTCGGAAGTCCCAGCCATGTTACACGCCGGTCCGAAGGAGACTGAAACTAATGGAAACAGCCCGTCTCCTCCAGTGAGTGCAACTAATAGCGAAGATCTCATTCTTTTGTTGATGTTGTGGCTCTTCCCTAGAACAGTGTTTAACTTTGTGTGTGATCTGCTTTCTGGTGCAGCCCAGCCCAACGACAGCGCAGATCAACCTGGGACCTTCCTCCAACCCTCAGTGAGTATCGGTGGGCTTTTTCAGGGCTGATTGCTGCTTCTTTGGGAAACTCGACCTTTTCCAACCTTATCTTCCTCCTTTACAGAGCCAAACCAAGTGACTTCAACTTTCTAAAAGTCATCGGCAAAGGGAGCTTCGGAAAGGTTTGTAACCCGCCTCCCTGTTATAAAACGAATTATGGAAACTTTTTGACCTCTTGGAAAAGGGTTTCCCTAactctctggttttcctttccacaGGTCCTGCTCGCCAAACACCGATCTGACGACCAGTTTTACGCAGTAAAAGTCCTGCAGAAAAAAGCCATACTGAAGAAGAAAGAGGTAAATGCCATCGAGCCTCGCTAGATATTCTATAACCCACCGTTTGCGGCTGAACGGGTCTTCAAAGATGGCTTTCATGCACAGGGTTGGGCGCACAGACTCATTTCTGCCTGTCGGGACAAGAACGCTTGTTTTTGCACACAGGTTGTCGCTCACTGCTCTTGATTTGGGTCTATTTAAGGAAAAACACATCATGTCGGAACGTAATGTCCTGCTGAAGAATGTGAAGCACCCTTTCTTGGTCGGACTCCATTACTCGTTTCAAACAGCCGACAAACTCTACTTTGTCCTGGACTACATTAACGGCGGCGAGGTGAGGCGCAGGGTTGGAAGGACGGGGCTTCCCGTGGCAAATACTGACCTCCAAGATGgggagaggacagggtgggagattTACCATGGGATGTGAAGCACTAATGattccatttgttagaaacagaagtaccttcacagaaattgctccagacaaaaattgagaacaaagaacatttattaaacaacaatgcaaagttgggtgcttccccttaccttgggaatacacacatacactggggctcacccaacttttatacagttcatttcagtatagggataccctcccccttacattcttctgcctcctggagaggtttggcattgggtaatcctgcctgcctagctgtttctgtgcacttggatgacctggcggggggggggggggggggggggggggggggggggaataatatcctgtcggtgtcttctagTGTCATTATCttccattgtccttattcacatccctgcccttgtccccattcacacctttccgactctcagctaagtctcttcatatgcagagtttgctaatcctgtctaggggtttactaatttaatatgcataacttgataaatctgtatgGCTTactatatataattatatatgtagaacttggtacttctgtctagggctaggagacccttatctcatccagactacctcaacttcctacattctatttccttacctctccttatcttattcatatggtgggctcactgatcttgtcgaaaagactagaagattcttatcttacataggctgactctgcttcctgcattctaatttccatgctcatcctgtttgtactggcttcatttaCTCGTGTATCAATTTTTgtatcttcatgttcatatttgtaTATCAGTTTTTATCATCTTTCACACATTTAGCTGAAAAATGTAAAGCCAACATTTCCATACTTGACCTggacttctcccctcccccccttatcCATGTATATTTATTTCTTGCCCATCTTTCCCCAGTTGTTTTATCACCTGCAACGTGAGCGTTGCTTCTTGGAACCTCGAGCCAGATTTTATGCAGCTGAGATTGCCAGTGCGCTGGGATACCTTCACTCCCTCAACATTGTTTACAGGTTGGTACTAAGGCAGCAAGTCTGCATTTTGAACTAATCTATGTCATTTAAGTCGCATGAGGTGGAGCATAAATTAAACACCAAAGTTTGGTTCCTCCTGATTTTAAACCATGGATATTATTCAAGGCACAGGATTTTCTGTTCTGTTGGATGTTGATCTAAATGGCTTGTAAGCAGCTCTGTTTTTAATCCGGCAGAGATTTAAAGCCTGAAAATATCTTACTTGATCGCCAGGGTCATATTGTTCTAACTGATTTTGGCCTATGCAAGGAGAACATTGAATCAAAGGACACAACATGCACTTTCTGCGGCACTCCTGAGGTAGGTGTACGGAGACATTTTTATGGGTTCTCCTGGTTTTTTGTTTTTGCTGTTCCAACTCTAATTTCTTCAGATGGCATTTAGAATCTATAACTTATTTAACTTCTGGAGCTACTATTGGTGGTACTTGATTAGGGGTCACACTGCAAGGTGAATTTAAAGAGGTTGATGCCAATGGTGTGAGAGgctgcttgttttcttttcactgctCAGCCACATTTTATTGATTTAGCACTGTACTCTTCCCATTACTGTTAAATTCCAAACTTTCCCTGTTGCTTGGAAGTATTTGATACAATTGCGTGCGCACATTTAGTACAGACACAATTGCTGTATTTGTTTCCATTGGTATCATGGCAAGGGACAGCTAGGACTAGAGACTAATGGGGAATCCATTCTCCTTAGAGTGGTTCTTGCAACAGGTTGCAAAAGCATCAATGAGCACATAATGAGAATTTTCCACAATCTTTATTTTATTGAATTTGATTCTGCCTTCTCATTGTGAAAAACATGTAATTTTATAGTTTGGATTTTCCTTTGTTATCTTACAGTACTTAGCACCTGAAGTTTTGCACAAGCAACCATATGACCGAACAGTCGACTGGTGGTGCCTGGGTGCGGTTCTGTATGAGATGTTATATGGATTGGTAAGTTCAATGAATGCATTTAAACCAAAAATAAGGATGTTTCTTTTTAAACATATTGGATTATTGCAAATTAATGATGTTTGATTTGTGTTTGGATGCAGCCTCCATTCTACAGCAGGAACACAGCAGAAATGTATGACAATATTCTGAACAAACCACTTCTGTTGAAACCAAACATCTCCAATGCTGCCAGAGACTTACTGGAAGGCTTGCTGCAAAAGGATAGAACAAAGCGAATGGGTGCAAAAGAAGACTTTGTAAGTAGTTATTTCCTTTGACCATTTTGTTTCACTTTTGGAACTATGGGGAAAAACTGCTTGTGTGTATTAATAAGGGTGAAGGACCTCGCACAATTATCCAGATTTTGCTAAGGGTCTTTACTTATTCTAGATTAACTAGTGATATTCATCCTGAATTCTATCAAAGTAAACTTACTAGACAACTTCACTAAAACATTTTAAAGtggaagtatattttaaaactgacCAATTGTGCTCCTACATTTTATAACTGTTTATGGCAGTACAGTTACTGTAGCTGTTAGCATgacactattacagagccagagactcaggtttgaatccaacactgtctataaggagtttgtgtgttctccttgtgtctgcttggattttatcccaggtgctctggtttcctcccactcttcaaaaatgtatgggggttgtagattaattggtgtaattgagaGATGTGGGCCAGAGGGTCTATTACTGtgctctgtctaaatttaaaacctaACTTTGGAATTGGGTAGCTTTAGTCAATCAAACTTTTCCTCTGTCAAAGTTCCTTTAGTTGACTGCACTATCTTCTTTCTACAGGTGGATATCAAAGGTCACATCTTCTTTTCTCCAATAAACTGGATTGACCTAAATGCTAAGAAATTGACACCTCCATTTAACCCTAATGTGGTAAGTTGGTAGCTCTGCAGTGAATTAGATTTGAGAGTTTTAAGCAAGTAATTCAGCTCAAGTTTGTTACTTCCCTTCTAAATTTTGGGAAACTTATCAAGAATAAATGTGAGGATTGTAATTCTCTTGATTATTATTCCAGAGTGGACCTTCAGACCTGAAGCACTTTGACCCAGAGTTCACAGAGGAACCTGTTCCAAACTCGATTGGCCGATCGCCAGATGCTGCTCTGATGACTGCGAGCGTGAAAGAAGCATCTGAAGCTTTTCTAGGGTTTTCCTATGCTCCACCCATTGACTCCTTTCTGTAGTGAATCATAAAGTGAGTTATCTGACAATGGTTTACCTCAGCTGAAATCTCTTTTGGATTTACCAAGAAATGGAACTTACCTGGAAGGAAAATTAAACATCTAATTGACAGCTGCCTTCAATTCCATTtctgagataatgttgcagtcGTCGAGGAACACTTGTTGCATGGTGTCTGGGAGATGAATGTAGCAGCGCTCTAGCTGCACACAGGAAGCAAGTCTGTTCATCAAAAAGGGTGGAAAAAGAACTTGCTGTCAACCCATTATTTCAAGATTTTTGATTTCAAGCTTTCTTGAATAAGGGTGATGGTTATCTGAAGACTGTTGCTTCTGCTATGTgccttttgcaaaaaaaaaacacaaggttgtCAGCATTAGAGTGGTCATGTACCAATGTTATGCCACAACATGGAAATGTCAACACTGGTGGAAGTATGGTTTGGTAATAGCCATTGAACCTAATAATTGTTCTTTTGTTTAAACTTTGTCTTCAGTGTTTTTTGATTTACATAGCAGGAACTAGGAAGATGAGATGAATTGTAGATACTTTACAATCCCTCTAACTTAATCTCCCTCCCCAAAATGCACACAAGCAAAATGTGTGCAAGCACTCAAGGCCATGCATGCACATAAGACATACCTACATAATAACATGTGCAGATACATGTGTGTGAGCGCCTAGGCACAGAACACTGACGTGCAAAAATGCACGTGCACAATCTGAAATGGTTCACGATGAAGTGCTTGAATCATTGCTGCTATAGGTAGATGTATAAATTTTGTTTCTAGGACCAAAATGCCGCAAATGTGGAGTCTTGTCTTATTTCCAGCTGGCTTGTATGTGTAAGAAATCCCATATGtgcataaattattattttttctctaTTGCATTCCAGATTTTTAATGGTTGTCTTATTTCAGCCATGCATATGTAAAGAAAACTACGTGATCTGTTTCTGCACTAGTTTTAATGTGTGTATTTAAGACATTACCAATAATGTAAATGTAttggttttactgtataatagaCTATAATTTTAACTTGAAATGTACACATTCCTGAACTAAAGTCTGGTTTGCaataaatg
This region includes:
- the sgk1 gene encoding serine/threonine-protein kinase Sgk1 isoform X3, with amino-acid sequence MKNLTEKASFTAFMKQKRMGLNDLIQKLAASHSYACKHSEVPAMLHAGPKETETNGNSPSPPPSPTTAQINLGPSSNPQAKPSDFNFLKVIGKGSFGKVLLAKHRSDDQFYAVKVLQKKAILKKKEEKHIMSERNVLLKNVKHPFLVGLHYSFQTADKLYFVLDYINGGELFYHLQRERCFLEPRARFYAAEIASALGYLHSLNIVYRDLKPENILLDRQGHIVLTDFGLCKENIESKDTTCTFCGTPEYLAPEVLHKQPYDRTVDWWCLGAVLYEMLYGLPPFYSRNTAEMYDNILNKPLLLKPNISNAARDLLEGLLQKDRTKRMGAKEDFVDIKGHIFFSPINWIDLNAKKLTPPFNPNVSGPSDLKHFDPEFTEEPVPNSIGRSPDAALMTASVKEASEAFLGFSYAPPIDSFL
- the sgk1 gene encoding serine/threonine-protein kinase Sgk1 isoform X2; translated protein: MTVKSSSSASALTYSKMRGVVAILTAFMKQKRMGLNDLIQKLAASHSYACKHSEVPAMLHAGPKETETNGNSPSPPPSPTTAQINLGPSSNPQAKPSDFNFLKVIGKGSFGKVLLAKHRSDDQFYAVKVLQKKAILKKKEEKHIMSERNVLLKNVKHPFLVGLHYSFQTADKLYFVLDYINGGELFYHLQRERCFLEPRARFYAAEIASALGYLHSLNIVYRDLKPENILLDRQGHIVLTDFGLCKENIESKDTTCTFCGTPEYLAPEVLHKQPYDRTVDWWCLGAVLYEMLYGLPPFYSRNTAEMYDNILNKPLLLKPNISNAARDLLEGLLQKDRTKRMGAKEDFVDIKGHIFFSPINWIDLNAKKLTPPFNPNVSGPSDLKHFDPEFTEEPVPNSIGRSPDAALMTASVKEASEAFLGFSYAPPIDSFL
- the sgk1 gene encoding serine/threonine-protein kinase Sgk1 isoform X1, producing MLVIKTDDPDSYVSKSGKAPRLTAQSSKMECHCCQGNIDHKADGLWKTRSSKAKKQCPGELTKHASGKVHPNNCDPAFMKQKRMGLNDLIQKLAASHSYACKHSEVPAMLHAGPKETETNGNSPSPPPSPTTAQINLGPSSNPQAKPSDFNFLKVIGKGSFGKVLLAKHRSDDQFYAVKVLQKKAILKKKEEKHIMSERNVLLKNVKHPFLVGLHYSFQTADKLYFVLDYINGGELFYHLQRERCFLEPRARFYAAEIASALGYLHSLNIVYRDLKPENILLDRQGHIVLTDFGLCKENIESKDTTCTFCGTPEYLAPEVLHKQPYDRTVDWWCLGAVLYEMLYGLPPFYSRNTAEMYDNILNKPLLLKPNISNAARDLLEGLLQKDRTKRMGAKEDFVDIKGHIFFSPINWIDLNAKKLTPPFNPNVSGPSDLKHFDPEFTEEPVPNSIGRSPDAALMTASVKEASEAFLGFSYAPPIDSFL
- the sgk1 gene encoding serine/threonine-protein kinase Sgk1 isoform X4 codes for the protein MKQKRMGLNDLIQKLAASHSYACKHSEVPAMLHAGPKETETNGNSPSPPPSPTTAQINLGPSSNPQAKPSDFNFLKVIGKGSFGKVLLAKHRSDDQFYAVKVLQKKAILKKKEEKHIMSERNVLLKNVKHPFLVGLHYSFQTADKLYFVLDYINGGELFYHLQRERCFLEPRARFYAAEIASALGYLHSLNIVYRDLKPENILLDRQGHIVLTDFGLCKENIESKDTTCTFCGTPEYLAPEVLHKQPYDRTVDWWCLGAVLYEMLYGLPPFYSRNTAEMYDNILNKPLLLKPNISNAARDLLEGLLQKDRTKRMGAKEDFVDIKGHIFFSPINWIDLNAKKLTPPFNPNVSGPSDLKHFDPEFTEEPVPNSIGRSPDAALMTASVKEASEAFLGFSYAPPIDSFL